The Fretibacterium sp. OH1220_COT-178 genome includes a region encoding these proteins:
- a CDS encoding M23 family metallopeptidase — translation MAARPPGEASGKSAARVLAGGLAALALLLLCPASWGGTFVTFPESWDVGQAFAVSLTSSAEYEDPCVTWLGRRVSLDVEPGGEGRISYGLLGSYVRDVKPGDHPLVFEFVQRGQHIRVTGTVRLLPRKYPEEHLKVSPKMVFPAKVDQARIKREAALAAAAKRTMTVERLWASPLQKPVRSIVTSSYGFRRVYNGTPRSPHAGTDFRAAVGTPVAAPLAGTVILTGDHYYAGKSVYVDSGNGVLSLFFHLSEIGVKKGDRVVKGQIVGRSGATGRITGPHLHYGLCLAGQYVDPYPLFEDSVTGMLKRMEREEIVTE, via the coding sequence GCCCTTGCCCTGCTGCTCCTCTGTCCCGCCTCCTGGGGCGGCACGTTCGTGACCTTTCCGGAGAGCTGGGACGTCGGGCAGGCCTTCGCCGTCTCCCTGACCTCGTCCGCGGAGTACGAGGACCCATGCGTGACCTGGCTGGGACGGAGGGTCTCGCTGGACGTCGAGCCGGGCGGGGAGGGCCGCATTTCCTACGGCCTGCTCGGCTCCTACGTCCGGGACGTCAAGCCGGGCGACCACCCGCTGGTCTTCGAGTTCGTCCAGCGGGGACAGCATATCCGGGTCACGGGGACCGTGCGGCTCCTGCCCCGGAAGTACCCCGAGGAGCACCTCAAGGTCAGCCCGAAGATGGTCTTCCCGGCCAAGGTGGACCAGGCGCGGATCAAGAGGGAGGCGGCCCTCGCCGCCGCCGCCAAGAGGACGATGACGGTCGAGCGGCTCTGGGCCAGCCCCCTGCAGAAGCCGGTCCGGAGCATCGTCACCAGCAGCTACGGGTTCCGGCGCGTCTACAACGGGACGCCGCGGAGCCCCCATGCCGGGACGGACTTCCGGGCCGCGGTGGGGACTCCGGTCGCCGCACCGCTCGCCGGCACCGTGATCCTGACGGGGGACCACTATTACGCCGGCAAGAGCGTTTACGTGGACTCGGGAAACGGCGTGCTCAGCCTGTTCTTTCATCTGAGCGAGATCGGGGTGAAGAAGGGCGACCGCGTCGTGAAGGGGCAGATCGTCGGCAGGAGCGGCGCCACGGGCCGGATCACCGGTCCCCATCTGCACTACGGGCTCTGCCTGGCGGGCCAGTACGTCGATCCGTACCCACTGTTCGAGGACAGCGTCACCGGGATGCTGAAGCGCATGGAGCG